A single Pseudomonas putida DNA region contains:
- a CDS encoding acyltransferase, with product MFGWIRSAVAHYANTTGRGVAAYKKLCNPTPRQWGEYQCRWGGFYSVGSNFHMNVGCNVTDRALVRIGNNVGLSDCTLLGHDGVVALIELCYGKKLDSVGVIDVRDNSFVGHGAIVMPRVTIGPDSVVAAGAVVTKDVPPGTVVGGNPAKFICTTADLIKRVEDRCNAYPWIDLIKQRSGSFDPTLEPTLAMHRRRYFFGDGSNG from the coding sequence ATGTTTGGATGGATACGCAGTGCAGTGGCGCATTATGCCAATACGACCGGACGAGGCGTTGCGGCCTACAAGAAGCTTTGCAACCCCACACCCAGGCAGTGGGGCGAATACCAGTGCCGATGGGGCGGGTTCTATTCCGTAGGCAGCAATTTTCACATGAATGTCGGTTGCAACGTCACCGACCGGGCGCTGGTGCGCATCGGCAATAACGTCGGCTTGTCCGATTGTACGTTGCTGGGCCATGACGGCGTGGTGGCGCTGATCGAGCTCTGCTATGGCAAGAAACTGGACTCGGTTGGTGTCATCGATGTCAGGGACAACAGCTTCGTCGGCCACGGCGCGATCGTCATGCCACGCGTGACCATCGGGCCTGATTCGGTGGTGGCTGCCGGTGCCGTGGTGACCAAGGACGTGCCACCGGGCACGGTGGTCGGCGGCAACCCGGCAAAGTTCATCTGCACCACTGCCGACTTGATCAAGCGGGTCGAGGATCGTTGCAACGCCTACCCCTGGATAGACCTGATCAAGCAGCGCTCAGGCTCCTTCGACCCAACGCTGGAGCCAACCTTGGCGATGCACAGGCGTCGCTATTTCTTCGGGGACGGCAGCAATGGATAA
- a CDS encoding glycosyltransferase family 2 protein yields MDKKPVDVMVVNFNTASLLQPMFDALRAAGGEALASYLVVDNASVDDSVERLGKVCPDALLLSNKLNVGFGRANNQLLAHLQGKYALLLNTDAFVAADSLQKTVDYMEAHPECGILGVRLVGRDGDLQPSCRYFPTPLNVFVSRTGLGRFFPGLKMVDEMDWDHASVRECDWLPGCFYLVRREVLDQVGLFDPRYFLYYEEVDHCKRVKAAGWKVVYFPDTTVVHIGGESSKSVAELEAASRQISGYQIESELLYFRKHHGVAGLALHMLLVSLGDLVLALKALLKGRGLAAIKACWKHTRVTWSLLFKTQFASQPTR; encoded by the coding sequence ATGGATAAGAAGCCTGTCGATGTGATGGTGGTCAATTTCAACACCGCGTCGTTGCTGCAGCCGATGTTCGACGCACTGCGCGCCGCCGGCGGGGAAGCCCTGGCCAGCTACCTGGTGGTGGACAATGCGTCGGTTGACGACTCGGTGGAGCGCCTGGGCAAGGTCTGCCCTGATGCCTTGCTGCTGAGCAACAAGCTCAATGTCGGTTTCGGCCGCGCCAACAATCAACTGCTTGCGCACCTGCAGGGCAAGTACGCGCTGCTGCTCAACACCGATGCCTTCGTGGCTGCCGACAGCCTGCAGAAAACCGTCGACTACATGGAGGCACACCCGGAGTGCGGCATCCTTGGCGTGCGCCTGGTGGGCCGTGACGGCGATCTGCAACCGAGTTGCCGCTATTTCCCGACACCCTTGAACGTATTCGTCTCGCGCACCGGGCTTGGGCGTTTTTTCCCGGGCTTGAAAATGGTCGATGAAATGGACTGGGACCACGCTTCGGTGCGTGAGTGCGACTGGCTGCCCGGCTGCTTCTACCTCGTGCGCCGTGAAGTGCTCGACCAGGTGGGGCTGTTCGACCCGCGTTACTTCCTTTATTACGAGGAGGTGGACCACTGCAAGCGGGTGAAGGCGGCCGGCTGGAAAGTGGTGTATTTCCCTGACACCACGGTGGTGCACATCGGCGGTGAAAGCTCCAAGTCGGTGGCCGAACTGGAAGCGGCGAGCCGGCAGATATCCGGTTATCAGATCGAGAGCGAGCTGTTGTATTTCCGCAAGCACCACGGCGTGGCAGGGCTGGCCTTGCATATGCTGCTGGTGAGCCTGGGTGACCTGGTACTGGCGCTCAAGGCATTGCTCAAAGGCCGCGGCCTGGCTGCGATCAAGGCGTGCTGGAAACATACCCGCGTCACCTGGTCGTTGTTGTTCAAGACCCAGTTTGCCAGCCAACCCACACGGTAG
- a CDS encoding serine O-acetyltransferase, producing MFDNIRADLRAHGGDWGAQGFWVLLVYRFGRWRYGVRPALLRKVCSFVYKVLFKFVQIITGVELPCEVVIGRNFVIDHFGGIVISGYARFGDDCRIRNGVVVGLKNVDEPIAPVFGNNVDIGAGAKVLGNIRIGNNVAIGSNAVVLTDVPDNSLAVGVPATIKSRKHSDAMQYT from the coding sequence ATGTTCGACAACATCCGCGCAGACTTGCGCGCTCACGGTGGTGATTGGGGCGCCCAGGGATTCTGGGTGCTGCTGGTCTACCGCTTCGGCCGCTGGCGCTATGGCGTACGTCCGGCCCTGCTGCGCAAAGTGTGTTCCTTCGTCTACAAGGTGCTGTTCAAGTTCGTGCAGATCATCACCGGGGTCGAGCTGCCCTGCGAGGTCGTGATTGGCCGCAATTTCGTCATCGACCACTTCGGCGGCATCGTCATCAGTGGCTATGCGCGCTTTGGCGATGACTGCCGGATCCGCAACGGTGTGGTGGTGGGCCTGAAGAACGTCGACGAACCCATCGCACCGGTGTTCGGCAACAACGTGGATATCGGCGCCGGGGCCAAGGTGCTGGGCAATATACGCATCGGTAACAACGTCGCGATAGGCTCGAACGCGGTGGTGTTGACCGATGTGCCGGACAACTCCCTGGCAGTGGGGGTGCCCGCGACGATCAAGTCGCGCAAGCACAGCGATGCAATGCAGTACACGTGA
- a CDS encoding glycosyltransferase, with product MVTGIGVVVIGRNEGQRLERCLLSLVGRADQLVYVDSGSSDGSVQLARRLGVEVVALDMTQPFTAARARNEGFACLQGIVPCIRHVQFVDGDCEVDAGWLGKAQAFLDQHPDVAVVCGRRRERFPQRSVYNLLCDLEWDTPVGETKACGGDALMRVDAFMAVSGFRPELIAGEEPELCVRLRAAGWKVWRLADEMTLHDAAMTRFGQWWRRSLRAGYAYAEGAYLHGLAPERHWLRESRRAWLWGLQLPLAILVVSLLSGGWGLWLLLVYPLQIVRLARRGGRSTRENWWQAVFLVLGKFPEMLGQAKFLLNRYAAGKALLIEYK from the coding sequence ATGGTGACAGGCATTGGAGTGGTTGTGATCGGCCGCAATGAAGGCCAGCGCCTGGAGCGCTGCCTGTTGTCCCTGGTGGGGCGGGCGGACCAGTTGGTGTACGTGGACTCCGGCTCCTCCGACGGCTCGGTGCAGCTGGCGCGACGGCTTGGCGTCGAAGTGGTGGCGCTGGACATGACGCAACCCTTTACCGCTGCACGGGCCCGTAACGAGGGTTTTGCCTGCCTGCAAGGCATCGTGCCGTGTATCCGCCATGTGCAGTTCGTCGACGGTGATTGTGAAGTCGATGCCGGCTGGCTGGGCAAGGCCCAGGCCTTTCTCGACCAGCACCCGGACGTGGCGGTGGTGTGTGGGCGGCGCCGCGAGCGCTTCCCGCAGCGCTCGGTATACAACCTGCTGTGCGACCTGGAATGGGACACACCGGTGGGGGAAACCAAGGCCTGCGGGGGCGATGCACTGATGCGTGTCGACGCCTTCATGGCGGTATCCGGGTTTCGCCCGGAACTGATTGCCGGCGAAGAGCCGGAGCTGTGCGTGCGCTTGCGCGCAGCTGGCTGGAAGGTCTGGCGCCTGGCCGATGAGATGACCCTGCACGATGCCGCCATGACCCGTTTCGGGCAATGGTGGCGGCGCAGTCTGCGAGCCGGTTATGCCTATGCCGAGGGCGCCTACCTGCATGGGCTGGCCCCGGAGCGGCATTGGCTGCGTGAATCTCGGCGCGCTTGGTTATGGGGCCTGCAACTGCCACTGGCGATCCTGGTCGTGAGCCTGCTGTCGGGCGGTTGGGGGCTGTGGTTGTTGCTGGTCTATCCGCTGCAGATCGTGCGCCTGGCCCGCCGGGGCGGGCGTTCGACGCGGGAAAACTGGTGGCAGGCAGTGTTCCTGGTGCTGGGCAAGTTCCCCGAAATGCTCGGCCAGGCGAAGTTCCTGCTTAACAGGTACGCGGCCGGCAAGGCGCTGCTGATCGAGTACAAATGA
- a CDS encoding VirK/YbjX family protein, with protein MTFRSLAKSVLTLQPGYSLRALNNKFKLTVSMAREWPGLQAFAKRMSQALGKDRFERLGVDCIGVVQWPYISKSWSAPQRLEAVASHYEVVAAHCAPLLLLQRDEHRLLCDLSAYSSGCSLVLDRPIWFKREGELVINLFQGELRVASLAFTLCREAAGLCLYIGAVQGIHKGVDSETSLTIYRDLTKDFEGLRPRSLLIEAIKCVARTLGAERIYAVGDEYRHHRHPYFGADKHQDLAANYDVIWQENGAAPSDREDFFTIPLAPAQRAVEEVAAKKRAMYRRRHALLDDVFGQIQAALAASSVQQSAADLAIQ; from the coding sequence ATGACGTTCAGATCGTTAGCCAAAAGTGTGCTTACCTTGCAGCCCGGCTATTCGCTGCGCGCGCTCAACAACAAGTTCAAGTTGACGGTATCGATGGCCCGCGAGTGGCCTGGCTTGCAGGCCTTCGCCAAGCGCATGTCACAGGCGCTGGGCAAAGACCGCTTCGAGCGGCTGGGCGTGGACTGCATCGGCGTCGTGCAGTGGCCGTACATCAGCAAGAGCTGGAGCGCCCCACAGCGGCTCGAAGCGGTAGCGTCCCACTATGAAGTGGTCGCTGCGCATTGTGCCCCGTTGCTGCTGTTGCAGCGTGACGAACATCGGCTGTTGTGCGACCTGTCGGCGTACTCCAGCGGTTGCAGCCTGGTGCTCGATCGGCCCATCTGGTTCAAGCGCGAAGGGGAGCTGGTGATCAACCTGTTCCAGGGCGAGCTGCGCGTGGCCTCGCTCGCGTTCACCCTGTGCCGTGAAGCAGCGGGCCTGTGCCTGTACATCGGCGCAGTGCAAGGCATTCACAAAGGCGTGGACAGCGAGACCTCGCTGACGATCTACCGCGACCTGACCAAGGACTTCGAAGGCCTGCGCCCCAGAAGCCTGTTGATCGAGGCGATCAAGTGCGTGGCCAGAACCCTGGGGGCCGAGCGCATTTATGCGGTGGGGGATGAATATCGCCACCATCGCCATCCTTATTTTGGCGCCGACAAACACCAGGACCTGGCCGCCAACTACGACGTGATCTGGCAGGAAAACGGTGCCGCTCCCTCGGACCGCGAGGACTTTTTCACCATCCCCTTGGCACCTGCGCAGCGCGCGGTAGAGGAAGTCGCGGCCAAGAAACGGGCAATGTATCGCAGGCGCCATGCGTTGCTGGATGACGTGTTTGGCCAGATACAGGCCGCCCTGGCTGCCAGCTCTGTGCAGCAGAGCGCGGCAGACCTGGCCATTCAGTAA
- a CDS encoding glycosyltransferase, producing MRIAYFINQYPKVSHSFIRREILALERQGVEVQRIALRGWDAELHDAEDLAERGKTRYVLQEGLRGLFKPLLEVMRARPKAFLAALRLALRLGWRADRPWPYHLVYLAEACRVVQWLQASAAEHVHAHFGTNSTEVVMLANALGGPGYSFTVHGPEEFDKAQLLHLGEKVRRAAFVAAVSSFGRSQLYRWVAHEHWGKVKVVHCGLERSFHEGAALALADAPRLVCVGRLCEQKGQLLLIEAAHALASRGVAFELVLAGDGELRGPIEALIARHGLQTQVRITGWISSAQVRDEILAARALVLPSFAEGLPVVIMEAMALRRPVLTTYVAGIPELVRQGENGWLFPAGSVEALTDAMLDCLQQPAEVLQRMGEAAYQRVLKRHDIDTEAARLLSHFKEPTC from the coding sequence ATGCGCATTGCTTATTTCATCAATCAGTATCCCAAGGTCAGTCACAGTTTCATCCGCCGCGAAATACTGGCGCTGGAGCGCCAGGGCGTGGAGGTACAACGCATCGCCTTGCGTGGCTGGGACGCCGAACTGCACGACGCCGAAGACCTGGCAGAACGGGGCAAGACCCGCTATGTACTACAGGAGGGGTTGAGGGGCTTGTTCAAGCCCCTGTTAGAGGTGATGCGGGCACGCCCCAAAGCGTTTCTTGCAGCCCTGCGCCTGGCGCTTCGCCTGGGTTGGCGTGCCGATCGCCCATGGCCCTACCACCTGGTCTACCTGGCCGAAGCGTGCCGGGTGGTGCAGTGGTTGCAGGCATCTGCTGCCGAGCACGTGCACGCGCATTTCGGCACCAACTCGACAGAGGTGGTCATGCTGGCCAACGCGCTGGGCGGGCCCGGCTACAGCTTCACCGTGCATGGGCCGGAAGAGTTCGACAAGGCACAACTTCTGCACCTTGGCGAAAAGGTGCGCCGGGCCGCGTTCGTTGCCGCTGTCAGTTCTTTCGGGCGCAGCCAGTTGTACCGCTGGGTGGCACATGAGCACTGGGGCAAGGTCAAGGTGGTGCATTGCGGCCTGGAGCGCAGTTTCCACGAAGGGGCTGCGTTGGCTCTGGCGGATGCGCCCCGGCTGGTCTGTGTGGGGCGTTTGTGTGAACAGAAAGGCCAGTTGCTGTTGATCGAGGCCGCGCATGCCCTGGCCAGCCGGGGCGTGGCCTTTGAACTGGTGTTGGCAGGCGATGGCGAATTGCGCGGCCCGATCGAGGCGCTGATCGCCCGGCATGGATTGCAGACGCAGGTACGCATCACCGGCTGGATCAGCAGCGCGCAGGTACGCGACGAGATCCTTGCCGCGCGCGCGCTGGTATTGCCCAGCTTTGCCGAGGGTTTACCGGTGGTCATCATGGAGGCCATGGCGCTGCGTCGCCCGGTGCTTACCACCTACGTGGCAGGCATTCCCGAACTGGTGCGCCAGGGCGAGAACGGCTGGTTGTTCCCGGCAGGTTCGGTCGAAGCGTTGACCGATGCCATGCTTGACTGCCTGCAGCAACCTGCAGAGGTGCTGCAGCGCATGGGCGAGGCGGCTTACCAGCGCGTGCTCAAGCGCCACGACATCGATACTGAAGCGGCCAGGTTGCTCAGCCATTTCAAGGAGCCGACATGCTGA
- a CDS encoding glycosyltransferase family 2 protein, which yields MLTLLGGLLVLAALLLLLPALLLFTQVVLACLPAPVRVARQGKRARVAVLVPAHNEATLIASTLASIRPQLREGDQLLVVADNCTDQTASLARAAGAQVVERQDQQRRGKGYALDFGVQHLRQSPPDVLIIIDADCQVGADVLEQLARCCVDSGRPAQALYLMHAPAGAGLKVQVAAFAWRVKNLVRPRGWARAGLPCQLMGAGMAFTWQDLSAVNLATGHLVEDLKLGLECAALGKPPLFCPEAVVNSHFPTSQEGLSIQRKRWEHGHLGVVLAEGPKLVGHALARRNWPLLGMALDLLVPPLALLSLLLTVLFLVTWLAFGLFGLLLPALLATLGLGLLGAAVLLAWARFAREVMPFSVLMYAPFYAARKIPLYLGFLLKRQVDWVRSKRDDS from the coding sequence ATGCTGACCCTGTTGGGCGGGTTGCTGGTGCTGGCGGCGCTACTGCTGCTGTTGCCGGCACTGCTGTTGTTCACCCAGGTCGTACTGGCCTGCCTGCCTGCGCCTGTGCGGGTAGCCCGGCAAGGCAAGCGTGCGCGGGTAGCCGTGCTGGTGCCCGCGCACAACGAGGCAACGCTGATCGCCTCTACGCTCGCCAGCATCAGGCCGCAATTGCGTGAAGGCGACCAACTGCTGGTGGTCGCCGACAACTGCACGGACCAGACCGCAAGCCTGGCCCGCGCGGCCGGTGCACAAGTGGTCGAGCGCCAGGATCAACAGCGACGCGGCAAGGGTTACGCATTGGACTTCGGGGTGCAGCATCTGCGCCAGTCGCCTCCGGATGTACTGATCATCATCGACGCAGACTGCCAGGTAGGCGCGGATGTGCTCGAGCAACTGGCACGCTGTTGCGTCGACAGCGGCCGGCCGGCACAAGCGCTGTACCTGATGCATGCACCTGCTGGCGCAGGGTTGAAAGTGCAGGTCGCCGCCTTTGCCTGGCGGGTAAAGAACCTGGTTCGCCCGCGTGGTTGGGCCCGGGCGGGCTTGCCCTGCCAGTTGATGGGAGCGGGCATGGCATTTACCTGGCAAGACTTGTCGGCCGTCAACCTGGCCACCGGGCATCTGGTCGAAGACCTGAAGCTGGGGCTTGAGTGTGCCGCGCTCGGCAAACCGCCCCTGTTCTGCCCGGAGGCTGTCGTCAACAGTCATTTCCCCACCAGCCAGGAAGGCCTGAGCATCCAGCGCAAGCGCTGGGAACATGGGCACCTGGGGGTTGTGCTGGCGGAGGGCCCGAAGCTTGTCGGGCATGCGCTGGCGCGACGTAACTGGCCGCTGTTGGGCATGGCCTTGGACCTGCTGGTGCCTCCGCTGGCCTTGCTGTCATTGCTGCTGACGGTGCTTTTTTTGGTCACCTGGCTGGCATTCGGACTATTTGGGCTGCTGTTGCCTGCATTGCTTGCCACGCTGGGGTTGGGCCTGTTGGGTGCTGCAGTCTTGCTGGCGTGGGCACGCTTTGCACGGGAGGTGATGCCGTTTTCGGTACTGATGTACGCGCCGTTCTATGCGGCCAGGAAAATCCCCCTGTACCTGGGGTTCCTACTCAAGCGCCAGGTGGACTGGGTGCGTTCGAAACGGGATGACAGCTGA
- a CDS encoding WecB/TagA/CpsF family glycosyltransferase codes for MGAWAWLQRWKTIMGKLHLVEDAADEQRLLVSLCSAQRPTVLGFVNAHAMNLVAGKADYCQALAAADVLLRDGAGMAILLRRLGLAPGLNMNGTDFIPKLLAAFNGRRVAFWGTREPFLSEAAQRCEVRYGVHVVSRHDGFAEVDTYLGLAQQQQPELIVLGMGMPKQEQVAARLAALGYPCLIVCGGAIVDFLGGKVTRAPHWVRRLNGEWIFRLLKEPKRLFTRYVVGNPLFLLRALLYARAPAHRL; via the coding sequence ATGGGTGCTTGGGCCTGGCTGCAACGCTGGAAGACGATCATGGGCAAACTGCACCTGGTCGAGGATGCTGCAGACGAGCAACGGCTGCTGGTGTCGCTATGTTCAGCGCAGCGGCCAACGGTGCTGGGCTTCGTCAACGCCCATGCCATGAACCTGGTCGCCGGCAAGGCTGATTACTGCCAGGCACTGGCAGCGGCGGACGTGCTGCTGCGCGATGGGGCCGGCATGGCGATATTGCTGCGGCGCCTGGGGTTGGCGCCCGGGCTCAACATGAACGGCACGGATTTCATCCCCAAGCTGCTGGCGGCCTTCAATGGCAGGCGCGTGGCGTTCTGGGGTACGCGGGAGCCGTTCCTGTCCGAGGCCGCTCAGCGCTGCGAAGTGCGGTATGGCGTGCACGTGGTGTCACGGCACGATGGTTTTGCCGAGGTCGATACTTACCTGGGCCTCGCCCAGCAGCAACAGCCAGAGTTGATCGTGTTGGGCATGGGGATGCCCAAGCAGGAACAGGTGGCCGCCCGGCTGGCGGCGCTTGGCTACCCCTGCCTGATCGTATGCGGCGGCGCCATCGTGGATTTTCTGGGTGGCAAGGTTACGCGAGCGCCCCACTGGGTGCGGCGCTTGAACGGTGAGTGGATTTTCAGGTTGCTCAAAGAGCCCAAGCGGCTGTTTACGCGCTATGTGGTTGGCAATCCATTGTTCCTGTTGCGGGCGCTGCTCTACGCCAGAGCGCCTGCGCATCGGCTGTAG
- a CDS encoding undecaprenyl-phosphate glucose phosphotransferase produces the protein MVFEPRSSRSLLQRRSSVSNAVQAGLDGIAVTGVAWYLIYDQFGYITSDYVIMLLLLIGALAVIYDHYAIYRSNVGLSVKAFRLFKAWSATFCFLVVIAFLTKQSETYSRLLVVQLFVIGYFVQLFLHVAMRELQKRFTAHARLDNALIIGNGDLANFLYQKISNNPWFGERVMGCIWVDQEEDQGREAQDNKQRLPVLGSIADLDDIIAQHGIRTVYLVTPLGGSAVIQDVYLKLLDKCIAVNWVPDIFSLRLINHSVREIAGIPVLTLSETPLTGTSLFLKNLEDRVLAALILLCASPVLLTVALIIKFDSPGPVFFRQDRTGWTGESFRIWKFRSMHVHQPENGVVAQAQRNDPRLTRVGAFIRRTSLDELPQLFNVLTGDMSLVGPRPHALQHDTLYSQDIVDYFARHNIKPGMTGLAQVRGYRGETKDIEQMIQRVNSDIEYINNWSLWLDFVILVRTINAFTGKQAY, from the coding sequence ATGGTGTTCGAACCCCGCAGCAGTCGGTCGTTGCTCCAGCGAAGAAGCAGCGTCAGTAACGCCGTTCAAGCAGGCCTTGATGGGATTGCCGTCACCGGTGTGGCGTGGTACCTGATCTACGACCAGTTCGGTTACATCACTTCGGACTACGTGATCATGCTCCTGCTGCTGATCGGCGCACTGGCGGTCATTTATGATCACTACGCCATCTACCGCAGCAACGTAGGGCTTTCGGTAAAGGCCTTCAGGCTGTTCAAGGCCTGGTCGGCAACGTTCTGTTTCCTGGTGGTCATCGCCTTCCTGACCAAGCAGAGCGAAACCTACTCACGCCTGCTGGTCGTGCAGCTGTTTGTCATTGGCTATTTCGTCCAGTTGTTCCTGCACGTGGCCATGCGAGAGTTGCAGAAGCGCTTTACCGCCCATGCGCGGCTGGATAATGCCTTGATCATCGGCAATGGCGACCTGGCCAACTTCCTGTACCAGAAGATCAGCAACAACCCGTGGTTCGGCGAGCGGGTGATGGGCTGCATCTGGGTCGATCAGGAAGAGGACCAGGGGCGCGAGGCGCAAGATAACAAGCAGCGCCTGCCGGTGTTGGGCAGCATTGCCGACCTGGACGATATCATTGCCCAGCATGGTATTCGCACGGTGTACCTGGTAACCCCTCTTGGGGGGTCGGCAGTCATCCAGGATGTTTACCTCAAGTTGCTCGACAAGTGCATCGCGGTCAACTGGGTGCCGGATATCTTCTCGCTGCGCCTGATCAACCATAGCGTGCGTGAGATTGCCGGGATTCCGGTGCTGACCTTGTCGGAAACGCCACTGACCGGCACCAGCCTGTTCCTGAAAAACCTCGAGGACCGCGTGCTGGCAGCGCTCATTCTGCTGTGCGCTTCGCCGGTGCTGCTGACGGTCGCGCTGATCATCAAGTTCGACAGCCCGGGGCCGGTGTTCTTCCGCCAGGACCGCACAGGCTGGACCGGCGAGTCGTTCCGTATCTGGAAATTCCGCAGCATGCATGTTCATCAGCCGGAAAACGGCGTGGTCGCGCAAGCGCAGCGCAATGACCCGCGGCTGACCCGGGTCGGGGCATTCATCCGGCGCACAAGCCTCGATGAGTTGCCGCAACTGTTCAACGTGCTGACCGGCGACATGTCGCTGGTCGGCCCGCGCCCCCATGCCTTGCAGCATGACACGCTGTATTCACAGGACATCGTCGACTACTTCGCCCGCCATAACATCAAGCCCGGCATGACAGGCCTTGCGCAAGTGCGCGGGTACCGGGGTGAAACCAAGGACATCGAGCAGATGATCCAGCGGGTCAATTCGGACATCGAGTACATCAACAACTGGTCGTTGTGGCTCGACTTCGTGATCCTGGTGCGCACGATCAATGCCTTCACCGGCAAGCAGGCTTACTGA
- a CDS encoding phosphoethanolamine transferase, whose product MSILSAGGAGAARLLKAEWPSLVLWAFLFSPLFARLLADCQCAKIDLLVLYTFAISFLWLLAIRFASANQFKVHLLLLPFYLLASIDLFLVLNFGSRLTAAYLFIGLTNYKEATDFLATYWRSIAGILAVFAVCYGVGLAGLHGRRLYRNKAIFALALSGLLLGYGAYFYKTVKVNSLSKGAVLDLVAKDQSTPVGYLSQIGLTATLYVESKGYIKQRLESEVKITSISGQADIQTLVFVIGESSRPHNWSLYGYHNKTTPHLDQQPGLFKFNRMCTTAPYTSVAVPSLLSLEPIRDWDLIASNKSLVGILRAAGYDTYWLSSQEVDSFGGIIPQIAAEAQYRQYLERSYDGALMPALQNVLGKANGRRQAIFIHIKGSHFEYARRYPSDFAQFKPASSSQKDRITADYDNSVLYTDWLLSTIMQQLTASQNKALLVYSSDHGENLLDDSRQLLGHGMGNEYDLSTSAFVWSSGNLSAEQSGKLQKLKAREDQQVSIASLPHTVLNMTGISMPGYDSTQDLLSDDYKPSQCPHLLGTGYVPSFNFDIKHIAAE is encoded by the coding sequence ATGAGCATCTTGTCAGCGGGAGGGGCAGGTGCCGCTAGGCTGTTGAAAGCCGAGTGGCCCTCGCTGGTGCTATGGGCGTTTCTGTTTTCGCCGCTGTTCGCCAGGCTGTTGGCGGACTGCCAATGCGCGAAGATCGACTTGCTGGTTTTATACACCTTTGCCATTTCATTTTTGTGGCTGCTGGCAATCCGCTTCGCATCCGCCAATCAGTTCAAGGTGCATCTGCTGCTGTTGCCCTTCTATCTGCTGGCGAGCATCGACCTGTTCCTGGTGCTGAACTTTGGTTCGCGCCTGACAGCGGCCTACCTGTTCATCGGCTTGACCAACTACAAGGAAGCGACCGACTTTCTCGCCACCTACTGGCGCTCGATCGCTGGCATCCTGGCCGTGTTCGCGGTGTGCTATGGGGTGGGGTTGGCCGGGTTGCATGGGCGTCGCCTCTACCGCAACAAGGCCATTTTTGCGCTGGCGCTGAGCGGCTTGCTGCTGGGTTATGGGGCGTACTTCTACAAGACCGTGAAGGTCAATTCGTTGAGTAAAGGTGCCGTGCTCGATCTGGTGGCGAAAGACCAGAGCACGCCGGTTGGTTACCTGTCGCAGATCGGCCTGACGGCCACCTTGTATGTGGAATCCAAGGGTTACATCAAGCAGCGCCTGGAATCGGAGGTGAAGATCACCAGCATCTCCGGCCAGGCCGACATCCAGACACTGGTGTTCGTCATTGGCGAATCTTCGCGCCCGCACAACTGGTCCTTGTACGGTTACCACAACAAGACCACGCCCCATCTCGACCAGCAGCCGGGGCTGTTCAAGTTCAACCGCATGTGTACCACCGCGCCCTATACCTCGGTTGCCGTGCCTTCGCTGCTCAGCCTGGAACCCATCCGTGACTGGGACTTGATCGCCTCGAACAAATCGCTGGTAGGGATCTTGCGTGCGGCTGGCTACGACACTTACTGGCTGTCTTCACAGGAGGTAGACAGCTTTGGTGGCATCATTCCGCAGATCGCCGCAGAAGCTCAATACCGCCAGTATCTGGAGCGCAGCTATGACGGTGCGCTGATGCCGGCCTTGCAGAACGTGCTGGGCAAGGCCAATGGGCGCCGGCAGGCAATATTCATTCATATCAAGGGCAGCCACTTCGAATACGCGCGGCGCTACCCCAGTGACTTTGCCCAGTTCAAGCCTGCCAGCAGCAGCCAGAAAGACCGGATCACGGCCGATTACGACAATTCGGTTTTGTATACCGACTGGCTGCTGTCCACGATCATGCAGCAACTGACAGCCAGCCAGAACAAAGCGCTGCTGGTCTACTCGTCGGACCATGGCGAGAACCTGCTGGATGACAGCCGGCAACTGCTGGGCCATGGCATGGGCAATGAATATGACCTGTCGACCTCGGCGTTTGTCTGGTCAAGTGGCAACCTGTCAGCTGAGCAATCGGGCAAATTGCAGAAGTTGAAGGCCAGGGAGGACCAGCAGGTCAGCATCGCCTCGTTGCCGCATACGGTGCTGAACATGACCGGGATTTCGATGCCGGGCTATGACAGCACCCAGGACTTGCTCAGCGATGACTACAAGCCCTCGCAATGCCCGCACCTGCTCGGTACCGGCTATGTGCCGTCGTTCAACTTCGATATCAAGCACATTGCCGCTGAATGA